Proteins from a single region of Streptomyces sp. HUAS 15-9:
- a CDS encoding non-ribosomal peptide synthetase — MASLRERLASLSPEQRELLVKRLEAQPREKVYPLSAMQQRLWFLERLTPGTTAYVVPAAVRVRGALDRSLLRAAVTELVHRHESLRTTFAERDDTPVQVVAPRMAVEMPEEDLRALPAAEREAACTERIAAEISAPFDLTAGPLLRMRLLRTADDEYLLVVVLHHIVSDGWSVTVLFAEFAELYAAFAEGRPSPLPPLEIQYGDVALWERRNAQPEASAGALLYWKERLAGAPPVLELPPDHPRPSVQSFRGGSWHFDLPGRLVRDLAAVGRQRDATPFMVLLALFQVLLHRYAGQDDVVVGIPVAGRERAGLERLIGFFVNTLPVRTDLSGDPTFGELLERVRDACLGAYAHQEVPFEKLVEELKPPRDLGRPPIVQISFAYQTQPLPTLHVAGLEFSRVTVRSRTARFDLELQLVEDEGGLSGLFEYNSDLFDEATVARLADHLCRLAREAVADPDRPIGALPLLGDEERRSLLAPGGDTRRTWPEGDLAHLRFARRAQEAPTSEAVRFADHDLSYAELDRRANQLAHRLRRLGVGRDVLVALCLERSPEMVVALLAVHKAGGAYLPLDPVYPRSRLEFMIEDSRAPVVLTQRSVVEHVPAGAATVLCLDELGEELADEPTDAPGEQVGPGELAYVIYTSGSTGRPKGVQITHGALANFLRSMQERPGIARDDVLLAVTSLSFDISVLELLLPLVAGACVVVVPRDVAADGPALAEALDAVGATLMQATPATWRMLAESGWAGRPHLRMLCGGEALPPSLAGRLLPLGAELWNMYGPTETTIWSAVSRIDTGPISLGEPIANTELLVLDRRGQPVPTGVPGELHIGGAGLARGYLNRPELTADRFVAHPAPNGLGERLYRTGDLVRRRGDGSIEFLGRIDFQVKVRGFRIELGEIEQALTAHPAVSTAVVTAREHAGDTRLVAHLACAEAPAPAEVAAFLRDSLPEYMVPSAFVFLTAFPLTPNGKIDRAALPEPEFGRAGLRTPYRAPADPLEQAITDVFAGLLGVDRVGVDDDFFVLGGHSLLATQVTTRLRSVLGVELPLRELFERPTASALADRLRERGAQPKTGTAPGEGEVSTVPRRADPGLPVPPAFAQRRLWFLEQLSAGNRAYLIPAALRVRGRLDADVFRRACDEVMWRHEALRAVFPEIDGRPRLVVRPEVPAELEVHDLAGPDGVEEQVRARAESFFARPFRLSDGPLLRFELLRVSGEESVVLLAMHHIVSDQWSLGVLLREVLALYAAFGAGRRSPLPELSVQYPDFALWQQEALGRQADGDGLEYWVRQLRGAPAELNLSLARPRPPEKSYRGAALELRLDPLVVRRLRALGRQEGATLFMVLAGAFQALLARLGGTDDVVIGTPVANRRLPELEPLIGLFVNTLALRTDLSGDPSFRELLGRVRRVCLDAYEHQDVPFERLVEALKPERSLARTPVFQVGFALQNVPFPAWSGGGLHVEPMPADGGTAKFDLELLLNEEGDTVHGRLEYSLDLFDAPTAGRIAQYLQRLLAAVADRPDQPVGRLPILDEAERREVLALGDGGPRQWPDAGLIHQIFEAQADATPHAEALRFEGERLTYAELDRRANRLAHRLRRLGVGRDVLVGICMERSTELVVSLLATLKAGGAYLPLDPGYPRSRLEFMLADARVPVLLTQRRLVPGLPDHEAAVLCVDEAAEDLGRESGERPQVRVGGEDLAYVIYTSGSTGRPKGVMNVHAGIRNRLLWMQDAYRLDASDRVLQKTPYSFDVSVWEFFWPLTTGACLVVARPEGHKDSRYLVETIQREGITTLHFVPAMLHVFLLEDGAKDCRGLRRVICSGEALPRELQERFFARLPAELHNLYGPTEAAVDVTAWACRRDGGTRPVPIGHAIVNTQMYVLDPALRPVPRGVAGELCIGGRNLARGYLDRPELTAERFVTHPFDPHPGARIYRTGDLARFRDDGAIEYLGRLDHQVKLRGFRIELGEIEQVLAGHPAVQEAIVTARGQGNDTRLVAYLTADEPPTAGELITCLKERLPDYMVPAAFVTLPAFPLSPNGKVDRAALPEPELSRPELAVPYEAPGDRVERTIAEAWTRLLGLDQVGVNDNFFELGGHSLLMAELRSALETELRRPLTLVELFQFPTVRTLAGHLADTPGTAADPMADARGRVAGRREAMAARREAAGRRSRNRNESQGDRP; from the coding sequence ATGGCGAGCCTGCGTGAACGGCTGGCGAGTCTCTCACCCGAGCAGCGCGAACTCCTCGTGAAGCGGCTGGAGGCACAGCCGCGGGAGAAGGTCTATCCGCTCTCCGCCATGCAGCAGCGGTTGTGGTTCCTGGAACGGCTCACGCCCGGCACAACGGCGTACGTGGTGCCCGCGGCCGTACGCGTGCGCGGTGCCCTCGATCGCAGCCTGCTGCGCGCCGCCGTCACCGAGCTGGTCCACCGGCACGAGTCGCTGCGCACCACCTTCGCCGAACGCGACGACACCCCGGTGCAGGTGGTGGCGCCGCGCATGGCGGTGGAGATGCCGGAGGAGGACCTGCGCGCACTGCCCGCGGCGGAGCGCGAGGCGGCCTGCACGGAGCGGATCGCAGCCGAGATCTCGGCACCGTTCGACCTGACGGCCGGGCCGCTGCTGCGGATGCGGCTGCTGCGGACGGCCGACGACGAGTACCTCCTCGTCGTGGTCCTGCACCACATCGTCTCGGACGGCTGGTCGGTGACCGTGCTCTTCGCGGAGTTCGCCGAGCTCTACGCGGCCTTCGCCGAGGGCCGTCCCTCCCCGCTGCCCCCGCTGGAGATCCAGTACGGGGACGTCGCCCTGTGGGAGCGGCGGAACGCGCAGCCGGAGGCATCGGCCGGAGCACTGCTCTACTGGAAGGAGCGCCTCGCCGGAGCCCCGCCGGTGCTGGAGCTGCCGCCGGACCACCCGCGTCCTTCGGTGCAGTCCTTCCGCGGCGGCTCGTGGCACTTCGACCTGCCTGGCCGGCTGGTACGCGACCTGGCCGCCGTCGGCCGGCAACGCGACGCCACACCGTTCATGGTTCTCCTCGCGCTGTTCCAGGTGCTGCTGCACCGCTACGCCGGACAGGACGACGTGGTCGTCGGCATCCCGGTCGCAGGCCGTGAGCGGGCCGGACTGGAACGGCTCATCGGCTTCTTCGTCAACACCCTGCCCGTCCGCACCGATCTCTCCGGTGACCCGACCTTCGGCGAACTGCTGGAGCGGGTGCGTGACGCCTGCCTCGGCGCCTACGCACACCAGGAGGTGCCGTTCGAGAAGCTGGTGGAGGAGCTGAAGCCACCGCGCGATCTCGGCCGGCCGCCGATCGTCCAGATCAGCTTCGCCTACCAGACCCAGCCGCTGCCCACCCTGCACGTGGCGGGGCTCGAGTTCTCCCGCGTCACTGTCCGCAGCCGCACGGCCCGGTTCGACCTGGAGTTGCAGCTCGTCGAGGACGAGGGCGGCCTGAGCGGACTGTTCGAGTACAACAGCGACCTCTTCGACGAGGCGACCGTCGCCCGGCTGGCGGACCACCTGTGCCGGCTGGCGCGGGAGGCCGTGGCCGACCCGGACCGGCCCATCGGGGCGCTGCCGCTGCTCGGCGACGAGGAGCGGCGGTCGTTGCTGGCGCCGGGCGGCGACACCCGCCGCACCTGGCCCGAGGGCGACCTCGCTCACCTGCGGTTCGCTCGCCGGGCACAGGAAGCGCCCACCTCCGAGGCGGTCCGCTTCGCGGACCACGACCTGTCCTACGCGGAGCTGGACCGGCGTGCCAACCAGCTCGCCCACCGGCTGCGCCGCCTCGGGGTGGGCAGGGACGTGCTGGTCGCTCTCTGCCTGGAGCGCTCGCCCGAGATGGTGGTCGCCCTGCTGGCTGTGCACAAGGCCGGCGGTGCCTACCTGCCCCTCGACCCGGTCTACCCCCGCTCACGCCTGGAGTTCATGATCGAGGACTCGCGGGCCCCGGTGGTGCTCACCCAGCGCAGCGTGGTCGAGCACGTGCCGGCCGGGGCTGCCACCGTGCTCTGCCTCGACGAGCTGGGCGAGGAGCTCGCCGACGAGCCGACCGACGCGCCCGGCGAGCAGGTCGGCCCCGGCGAACTCGCGTACGTGATCTACACCTCGGGCTCGACCGGCAGGCCGAAGGGTGTGCAGATCACCCACGGTGCTCTCGCCAACTTCCTGCGTTCCATGCAGGAGCGCCCGGGTATCGCCCGCGACGACGTCCTCCTCGCCGTCACCAGCCTCTCGTTCGACATCTCCGTCCTGGAGCTCCTGCTGCCCCTGGTGGCCGGCGCGTGCGTGGTGGTGGTCCCGCGGGACGTCGCCGCCGACGGCCCGGCGCTGGCGGAGGCGCTCGACGCCGTCGGAGCGACGCTCATGCAGGCCACCCCCGCGACCTGGCGGATGCTCGCCGAGTCGGGCTGGGCGGGCCGGCCGCACCTGCGGATGCTGTGCGGCGGCGAGGCACTGCCGCCGAGTCTCGCAGGCCGGCTCCTCCCCCTGGGCGCGGAACTCTGGAACATGTACGGCCCCACCGAGACCACCATCTGGTCGGCGGTCTCCCGGATCGACACCGGGCCGATCTCCCTCGGCGAGCCGATCGCGAACACCGAGCTGCTCGTCCTCGACCGGCGCGGACAGCCGGTGCCCACGGGCGTGCCGGGCGAGCTGCACATCGGCGGCGCCGGGCTGGCCCGCGGCTACCTGAACCGGCCGGAGCTGACCGCCGATCGCTTCGTCGCCCACCCGGCCCCGAACGGCCTGGGGGAGCGGCTCTACCGCACCGGCGACCTGGTGCGCCGACGCGGTGACGGCAGCATCGAATTCCTCGGCCGCATCGACTTCCAGGTGAAGGTCCGCGGCTTCCGCATCGAGCTCGGGGAGATCGAGCAGGCGCTCACCGCCCACCCCGCGGTGAGCACCGCGGTGGTCACCGCCCGCGAGCACGCGGGGGACACCCGGCTGGTCGCCCACCTCGCCTGTGCCGAGGCGCCGGCGCCCGCGGAGGTCGCCGCCTTCCTGCGGGACAGCCTGCCCGAGTACATGGTGCCGTCGGCGTTCGTGTTCCTGACCGCGTTCCCGCTCACCCCCAACGGCAAGATCGATCGCGCGGCGTTGCCGGAGCCGGAGTTCGGCCGCGCCGGTCTGCGGACGCCCTACCGTGCCCCCGCCGACCCGCTGGAGCAGGCGATCACCGACGTCTTCGCCGGCCTGCTCGGCGTCGACCGGGTGGGAGTGGACGACGACTTCTTCGTGCTGGGCGGCCACTCGCTGCTTGCCACTCAGGTCACCACCCGCCTGCGGTCCGTCCTCGGGGTGGAGCTGCCGCTGCGGGAGCTCTTCGAACGCCCCACGGCGTCCGCGCTCGCGGACCGGTTGCGGGAACGGGGCGCACAACCGAAGACGGGTACGGCACCGGGCGAGGGCGAGGTGTCGACCGTGCCCCGCCGTGCCGACCCCGGCCTGCCCGTGCCGCCGGCGTTCGCGCAGCGGCGGCTGTGGTTCCTCGAACAGCTCTCCGCCGGCAACCGCGCCTACCTGATACCCGCCGCCCTCCGCGTCCGCGGCCGTCTCGACGCCGATGTGTTCCGGCGGGCCTGCGACGAGGTGATGTGGCGTCACGAGGCGCTGCGCGCGGTCTTCCCCGAGATCGACGGCCGGCCCCGGCTGGTCGTACGCCCGGAGGTCCCCGCCGAGCTGGAGGTGCACGACCTCGCGGGTCCGGACGGCGTCGAGGAGCAGGTCCGCGCCCGCGCGGAGAGCTTCTTCGCGCGTCCCTTCCGGCTCTCGGACGGACCGCTGCTCCGCTTCGAGCTGCTCCGCGTCTCCGGCGAGGAGAGCGTCGTGCTGCTCGCCATGCACCACATCGTCTCGGACCAGTGGTCCCTGGGCGTCCTGCTGCGGGAGGTGCTCGCCCTCTACGCCGCCTTCGGTGCCGGCCGACGGAGCCCTCTGCCCGAACTCTCCGTGCAGTACCCGGACTTCGCCCTCTGGCAGCAGGAAGCGCTCGGCCGACAGGCCGACGGCGACGGCCTCGAATACTGGGTCCGGCAGCTGCGCGGGGCACCCGCCGAGCTCAACCTGTCGCTGGCCCGCCCGCGCCCACCGGAGAAGAGCTACCGGGGCGCCGCGCTGGAGCTGCGGCTCGACCCGCTCGTCGTCCGGCGGCTGCGCGCGCTCGGCCGGCAGGAGGGTGCCACGCTGTTCATGGTCCTGGCCGGCGCCTTCCAGGCACTGCTCGCCCGCCTCGGCGGCACCGACGACGTCGTGATCGGCACGCCGGTGGCCAACCGGCGGTTGCCCGAGCTCGAACCGCTGATCGGCCTCTTCGTGAACACGCTGGCGCTGCGTACCGACCTCTCTGGCGACCCCAGCTTCCGGGAGCTGCTCGGGCGGGTGAGGCGGGTGTGCCTCGACGCGTACGAACACCAGGACGTTCCGTTCGAGCGGCTGGTCGAGGCGCTCAAGCCGGAGCGCAGCCTGGCGCGTACCCCGGTCTTCCAGGTCGGGTTCGCCCTGCAGAACGTCCCGTTCCCGGCCTGGAGCGGCGGGGGGCTGCACGTCGAGCCGATGCCGGCCGACGGCGGCACGGCCAAGTTCGACCTCGAGCTGCTGCTGAACGAGGAGGGCGACACCGTACACGGCCGTCTCGAGTACAGCCTCGACCTCTTCGACGCGCCCACCGCCGGCCGCATCGCGCAGTACCTCCAGCGCCTGCTCGCCGCCGTGGCCGACCGGCCCGACCAGCCCGTCGGCCGCCTCCCGATCCTCGACGAGGCGGAGCGCCGCGAGGTGCTGGCGCTGGGCGACGGCGGTCCGCGGCAGTGGCCGGACGCGGGCCTCATCCACCAGATCTTCGAGGCGCAGGCCGACGCGACGCCGCACGCCGAGGCGCTGCGCTTCGAGGGCGAGCGGCTCACCTACGCCGAACTGGACCGCCGCGCCAACCGTCTGGCCCACCGTCTGCGCCGGTTGGGCGTGGGCCGGGACGTGCTGGTGGGCATCTGCATGGAGCGCTCCACCGAGCTGGTGGTCTCGCTGCTCGCCACGCTCAAGGCCGGCGGCGCCTACCTGCCTCTGGACCCCGGCTATCCGCGCTCGCGCCTGGAGTTCATGCTGGCCGACGCGCGCGTGCCGGTGCTGCTGACGCAGCGCCGCCTGGTGCCGGGGCTGCCGGACCACGAGGCGGCGGTGCTTTGTGTGGACGAGGCGGCCGAGGACCTCGGGCGCGAGTCCGGCGAGCGGCCGCAGGTCCGGGTCGGCGGCGAGGACCTTGCCTACGTCATCTACACCTCCGGCTCCACCGGGCGTCCCAAGGGCGTCATGAACGTCCACGCCGGCATCCGCAACCGCCTGTTGTGGATGCAGGACGCCTACCGGCTGGACGCCTCCGACCGCGTGCTGCAGAAGACGCCGTACTCCTTCGACGTGTCGGTCTGGGAGTTCTTCTGGCCGCTGACGACCGGCGCCTGCCTGGTGGTGGCCCGTCCGGAGGGGCACAAGGACAGCCGCTACCTGGTGGAGACCATCCAGCGCGAGGGGATCACCACACTCCACTTCGTGCCCGCGATGCTGCACGTGTTCCTGCTGGAGGACGGGGCGAAGGACTGCCGCGGCCTGCGCCGGGTGATCTGCAGCGGCGAGGCGCTGCCCCGGGAGCTCCAGGAGCGCTTCTTCGCCCGCCTGCCGGCCGAGCTGCACAACCTGTACGGCCCGACCGAGGCGGCCGTGGACGTCACCGCCTGGGCCTGCCGGCGCGACGGGGGCACCCGGCCGGTACCCATCGGCCACGCCATCGTCAACACGCAGATGTACGTGCTCGATCCGGCGCTGCGACCGGTGCCGCGCGGTGTCGCCGGCGAGCTGTGCATCGGCGGCCGCAACCTGGCCCGCGGGTATCTCGACCGCCCGGAGCTGACCGCCGAGCGCTTCGTCACCCATCCGTTCGACCCGCATCCGGGAGCCCGCATCTACCGCACCGGGGACCTGGCGCGCTTCCGCGACGACGGGGCCATCGAATACCTGGGCCGGCTCGACCATCAGGTGAAGCTCCGCGGGTTCCGCATCGAGCTCGGCGAGATCGAGCAGGTGCTGGCCGGTCATCCCGCCGTGCAGGAGGCCATCGTCACCGCCCGCGGACAGGGCAACGACACCCGGCTCGTGGCGTACCTGACCGCCGACGAGCCACCCACGGCGGGCGAGCTCATCACCTGTCTGAAGGAGCGGCTGCCGGACTACATGGTCCCCGCCGCCTTCGTCACCCTGCCCGCCTTCCCGCTCTCACCCAACGGCAAGGTGGACCGCGCCGCCCTGCCCGAGCCGGAGCTGTCCCGCCCCGAACTGGCCGTGCCCTACGAGGCGCCCGGGGACCGGGTGGAGCGCACCATCGCCGAGGCCTGGACCCGGTTGCTCGGCCTCGATCAGGTGGGCGTCAACGACAACTTCTTCGAGCTGGGCGGCCATTCGCTGCTCATGGCCGAGCTGCGCAGCGCGCTCGAGACGGAGCTACGGCGTCCCCTCACGCTCGTCGAACTGTTCCAGTTCCCGACGGTGCGCACCCTGGCCGGGCACCTGGCCGACACCCCGGGCACGGCCGCCGATCCGATGGCCGACGCCCGCGGGCGGGTGGCCGGCCGCCGGGAGGCCATGGCGGCGCGCCGCGAGGCCGCCGGCCGGCGCTCCCGGAACCGCAACGAATCTCAAGGAGACCGACCGTGA